CGAAAGGCCGTGgacatttttattacttcGTTCGTCTAAGGTAATCTTTGCTCGAAATACCGTGCTATCAGTATTTGATGCGATCAATCTGGCTAGTTTTTCTTGATACATACATTTATTAGTACACACTCTGGTATTGCTAAGCTTGGTAAAATTATACCTTCAAATAAGTTTCTGGTGAAACACCTATCGTCGTTTACACCATTATCTGGAGTTTGAAATACAGTTTCTAATTGAAAGTCACAAAGGACTAACGAAATACTTGTCTTACTTTCTGTTTTGAGAATACATCCTTTACTATTCTTGATCGCttatttatcaattgacttcttttcatcttcGATTAGAGAAGGTATCATTCGTATTATAATCAATTTTCCATAAACTCacaaaagttgaaaattaGTTCTCAGTATTTAATACTGGTGATCGTTAATAgttttgcttaaaaaagtGTTCTTTTGCTaacatatttctttttggaatttaTAAAGATCAAGTTGTATAACTTTACCCAacgtttttatttagaagataaattgaaaaaaaaaataaataattatgtCGGGTTCCTGTCAATTTCTTTCGAGAGAAACACTTAGCTCATCGTTGGGTTGGATTCCTCTTATAAATGCCTTACGAGAAATATTTACTGAGAATGTCGTCTGTCCGACGAGATTACATTACCCAATTGATGAAGATAATCCTAGCAGTACTGCGAACAACATCCTTTTGATTATGCCTTGTTGGATTCCGGGAAAATTTCTCGGTGTAAAACAAGTAAACGTATTCCCTGAAAATACCAAACACGGTCTTCCGAGCCTTTCCAGTCACTATCTATTGAGTGATGCTACAACAGGTTGCCATCTTGCTCAGCTTGATGGAAATGAACTTACTTCACGACGAACAGCTGCTGCCTCTGCACTAGCTTCTTCTTACTTATCCAAGGAAGATTCAACTTCACTTCTTATAATAGGATCAGGCAAGGTAGCAGAGAAGCTAATTCACGCACATTGTTCTGTAAGACCAATCCGCAGTGTACGAATTTGGAACCATCGCTTTGAATCAGCAAAATCTTTGGCAAGCCGAGCCTCAAAAGAACTCCCGTCTATTCAGATAGATGCTGTTCCTATACAAAACTTAGAGAATGCTGTTAAATGCAGTGACATAATATCCTCAGCTACATTGAGCAAAAAGCCAATAATTGTAGGTTCATGGATTAACCCTGGCACACATATTGACCTTGTTGGAGGGTTCACACCGCATATGCACGAAGCAGATTCAAAATGTATACAAATATCTAATGTTTTTGTAGATACGAGGAAAGGTGCTTTGCATGAAGCCGGTGATCTGCTAACTCCAATTAAAGAAGGATTGTTCTCTCCAAATGAAGTAATAGCCGATCTTTTTGATCTATGCAACAATAAACATAGCGGACGCTCACAACTGAAAAATCCTGCTGAAGCGATTACATTGTTTAAATCTGTTGGTGATTCGAGGGAAGATCTTGCAGCTGCTTCCTTGGCTTACAAAGTACACAATAAATCAAGCTAATCGCTGTGATAAAGCGATAAATTAACAATAAAgatttaagaaaataacacgattttaattaatatgtaaaataaatataaaacatTAACTTTATCTAAGAAACATCAACTACAGAATGGTGAGGTGTTCCAATTACAATGGTTTCTGTGATTGAACCAGTGTATGAACTGGTATATCCACTAAAGCCATCAAACGTTGTTGTAGTTGTAGTAGTAGCGTGTTGTTGGGGAATATCAACGAGAACCGTTCCAGCAGTGGTTCCAATGGGAGTAGCAATGGTTGTGGTGAATCCGACAGATCCAGATGTAACAGTTTCAGTTACCCAAGATGGTGTAGGAATATCGACTAGGACAGTTCCAGCAGTGGTTCCAACGGGGGTAGCAATGGTTGTGGTGAACCCAACAGATCCAGATGTAACAGTTTCAGTTACCCAAGATGGTGTAGGAATATCAACGAGAACCGTTCCAGCAGTGGTTCCAATGGGAGTAGCAATGGTTGTGGTGAATCCGACAGATCCAGATGTAACAGTTTCAGTTACCCAAGATGGTGTAGGAATATCGACTAGGACAGTTCCAGCAGTGGTTCCAACGGGGGTAGCAATGGTTGTGGTGAACCCAACAGATCCAGATGTAACAGTTTCAGTTACCCAAGATGGTGTAGGAATATCAACGAGAACCGTTCCAGCAGTGGATCCAATGGGAGTAGCAATGGTTGTGGTGAATCCAACAGATCCAGATGTAACAGTTTCAGTTACCCAGGATGGTGTTGGGACGTCTACAACTACTGTCCCGGCAGTGGTTCCAACGGGAGTAGCAATAGTGGTAGTGAATCCAACAGATCCAGATGTGACGGTTTCAGTTACCCAAGATGGTGTAGGAATATCGACTAGGACAGTTCCAGCAGTGGTTCCAACGGGGGTAGCAATGGTTGTGGTGAACCCAACAGATCCAGATGTAACAGTTTCAGTTACCCAAGATGGTGTAGGAATATCAACGAGAACCGTTCCAGCAGTGGATCCAATGGGAGTAGCAATGGTTGTGGTGAATCCAACAGATCCAGATGTAACAGTTTCAGTTACCCAGGATGGTGTAGGGACGTCTACAAGTACGGTACCAGCAGTGGATCCAATGGGAGTAGCAATAGTGGTAGTGAATCCAATAGATCCAGATGTAACGGTTTCAGTTACCCAAGATGGTGTAGGAATATCGACTAGGACAGTTCCAGCAGTGGTTCCAATGGGAGTAGCAATGGTTGTGGTGAACCCAACAGATCCAGATGTAACGGTTTCAGTTATCCAGGATGGTGTAGGGACGTCAACAAGTACGGTACCAGGTACACTACCAGACTGCGTAGCTAACGTAGTGGTAAATCCAACGGAACCAGAAGTAGTATATTCTGTAGTTGTTTGACCAACAAATTCGGAAGACTTATTTGAGCTTATTTGCTGACTAGTTAAGGTGGAGATTAAGGAAGCTAAAGAAGTAGAAGAAATTTCGCTAGTGACATTGCTGCAAACAGTAATTAAACTACTAGAATAATCTGTGCTGCTAGAAGGGATTAGACTTGAAGTGTAAGAAG
This portion of the Schizosaccharomyces pombe strain 972h- genome assembly, chromosome: I genome encodes:
- a CDS encoding ornithine cyclodeaminase family protein, translating into MSGSCQFLSRETLSSSLGWIPLINALREIFTENVVCPTRLHYPIDEDNPSSTANNILLIMPCWIPGKFLGVKQVNVFPENTKHGLPSLSSHYLLSDATTGCHLAQLDGNELTSRRTAAASALASSYLSKEDSTSLLIIGSGKVAEKLIHAHCSVRPIRSVRIWNHRFESAKSLASRASKELPSIQIDAVPIQNLENAVKCSDIISSATLSKKPIIVGSWINPGTHIDLVGGFTPHMHEADSKCIQISNVFVDTRKGALHEAGDLLTPIKEGLFSPNEVIADLFDLCNNKHSGRSQLKNPAEAITLFKSVGDSREDLAAASLAYKVHNKSS